From the Triticum urartu cultivar G1812 chromosome 4, Tu2.1, whole genome shotgun sequence genome, the window ACAATATATAAGACAGTTCAACACTGGTAGCAGTATATAGAGCGCGAGGGCAGGAAGGAGAAAGAGAGATAGAGAGCAAACCCCCATCAGTTTGTGATCCTCATTATCCTTGTCTACTAAAGCTTGAGCAAGTAGGCGCATTCGAGCATGGCTTCTCTCAATTATTTGCGATTTTGAACATTTCATCATGTGCCATCAAGCCAGTAGAGAGATCTTCTTCTAGCCATCTCCACTGGAGAAACCCCCTCTTGCTTCTTGAACCTAATTTAGATCAATACATTCTATATGATCAGTAGATTTTACTTTGTTAAAATTGGGGAATGTACAAAGTGATACTAAGTATTTTGTGTCAACGTCATCAGTCGAGCATAGGGTTTAGGGTGACAATTTTGCACAGAAACCTATTGAATAGTGATCAAACAGCTCGTGGCAACTGCTTACATGCCTATTAAGTTCCAAATGCATAATTTTGTTTCCTTTTAAGAAATGGCATCCATGTTCCATTTTCAGATCCTCAACTCAGTGTGATCTCACTGCACTGCTTGTAAAGGACTAACGGTTGACAGAATTTACTGCTGCAGTTCAGGAAAAAATCTACTTTGGTAGTCTTCAGCTATGCTTAAAATATAAGCTCTGATTCAACAACTTGCACAAAGAATTCACAAAAATTATGTTTCCTTAACTTTTTTTATAGTAATAATGTTTCCTTAACTTACTGGTAGCAGAACAGGAATCTAGTAATATCATAGGCTGGTACACTTTCCATCAACTTGTCAGTTTTTCTATATTGTATAAGTTATTTATGCTGTATAACCTGTGACTATCTTTTGTGGACAACGTTTGCATATATACATAACCAATTGAAAGGAGCACACAAAACGGGATAAATGAATTGTTTAAAATAAAATCTAGAACAAAGTTTCGAAGCGTTACATTATATGCTTGAGCTCATCAAGATGGCAATCGATGGCAATGTTGGCTTCCTGTAAGCTCTGGAATGGCCCACCCAGGTGAGGGTATATGTGAAAATCCCCTTCACGGTCAACCCTGATGTAAAACGTCAAGCCCCAATCAGAAGGTCTACGGGACAAGATGGTTGAGGAAAGGCATCGCCTCGATCTCACGTTGGTGTCTTGAGCTGCTACCGCAGGTGCCGAGCACGGGGAGGTGGCGGTGGCAGTGGCTGATCCTTTCACTGCTATGGAGGAGAGGAACTCTTTCAATGCCGATAACGAAGATCCAGGGTTAATGACACGCACACGCCGCCCCTCCTCACACCTGAAGTAGAAAAGGCTCGGCCGATGAGTATAGAAATTTAATATCTGGAAGTACAGAAAAGTTGATGTCTACTGTATAGGCAACTTGCAAATTGCAATGCGTATATAATATGTAGTAATATCTAATCGATAAACAGAACGACTCGATTTTCGACTAGATCGGAAGCAGAAATCGAATGTAAGTCGAGATTGATGAGAGGTCACACCGTGGAGATAGACGCCGCCGCCGATCGCTATCGCGGGGTGGGGCGCCGCTATGCACGTAGTTCCCGTTCGTATCAAAGAAAGCGATCGGTGGCGCATCGGCGACGGGGCGTTCAGCGTCGTCCCATgtacggcggcggcggcggcctgtgAGAGGGAGAGCCATGGGGTTGCCGGCGATTCGTGGAGAGGATCATGGAAAATACTCCTATAAGGGACCaaataaatcccgaacgttcaggtTTTAAGTATGTAACCTTTTTTTACGGCGGCTTTGTTCCAGTTTTTTTTTTAAGATTGCATGTTTGCCAACCTCGGTTAAATTAAAGTTGTCATGAAAAAGCGTTCGGGTTGtcatgcttaaaatccgaacgttCAGGATTTATATTTCGAATATAAGAACATCTACAGCCAACTTGACAAATCCGACCATCAAACGCCCGCAGGCGCGTTCACAAAAAGTGTCCGATCATGCATCAAACAATCCATTTTACAATCGGATACCTCAAATTATAAATCTTAAATCCATACCATGACGTACATACAACGTAAACCAATCTTTAAGCAGAGCTCATCCGGCTCCGCCATGCCTATATCCGACGGTCTGCTGTACTCCCCAAAGTGTTGGTCCGGTCGCCGGCGAGGTAGAGTAGGGCATGAGACACGAGCGGCTCACGAGACTCAAGGCGTCgtctcccatgccctactcttcATTGTCGGAGCCCGAAACCCTGATGGTGCCGGTGGATGTCAGATCGATGATGGATCGTCCTGGCACGAGCCAGCGACATCCACCACGACATGGTTGCCGCGCCTGGACTGGCGCATCATACGGGGCGCCGGAGAATGCAACTCCGTCTCGCCAACGTCTACCACCGCGAGGGCTGTCACAGCCTCCCGCGCCCGCTGCCTTGTACGGCGGGCACGTCGCGCCATGTTTGCGTCAGATGACACCCATGGTGTGTCCTCCGCCTTGGCGCACCAACGGACAAGTTGCAAACTTGCTCGTCCGCCACCATGCTCGGACGCCAGGCAGACCGCACCGTGGCAGCGATGGACCACCTAGCGACAGATACATGCGCCATTCGGGCGGACGCAATGAATTCCCGACGAAAGGAGTCCGAGCGCTACTGTTAGGCGGCCTCCTCTCGGGAGCAGCGGAGCACAAGCCGGGCGGTCATCTCCTCCTcgtgtgacgcccggatatttaagctacagtaatctcTGCTAATAATGCCACATCACCTCGATTACCGTTGTTAATCTCGCGATGATTCAACCCTGTTCggattcaaaattcaaattcaagataaaaaataaaagttttcaaatattaaaaccaaaatgttCTGGATGTgacaaataatgcataggtaattatgatggagaaaccacactttaaTAAAAGGTTTAAATATTCAAATGTTAataaacagtagcaaaaactaTTATCTAAATACTTTTAAATAATAAATAATTACAAAACTATTTTATTTAGGTGCCAAAGTTATTGTGGTAGAGGTATATTTAGTAATGCAAATTTGGGTGTTAATAGCATATTTTGCAAACAAAAATAAATTGAGAAATCAAATAAAATCAGTAAAAGAATAATAAACTAAAAAAAGTAAAACCAGAAAGAGAAAAGACCCCGGACCAACTGGGCCATCTCccagccaggccggcccacccccGGCCTACACATACCCCCCCACCGaacctaaccctagccccgcaCCCCCCCACGACCCCCACTCTCTCCCTCGTCCCCCCACTCTCCGAGATCTGGATCAGGAGGCCCGATGCCGACGCCCCTCGCCGGAGGTGCCATGCCATCGCCGCTCGTCGGACCGTCGCGTCCTCGTCTCCTCCCCAACGAGCTACCACGAGCCTCGCCGCCCCGTCCGCGACCGCTCCGTCGCCGGATCTCGCTGGACAACCTCGCCCCCttcacccgcgccgccgcctggacCTCGCCGGAGCCTCCCCACCGGACCTCGTCGTCTCCTCCCCGAGCCCACCTTGTTCATCTACAGGCTCAAAGTGAGCTCCTCCTCCATCCCCCAGCTTGCCCCCTTCGAATTCGTGGTCGTACGCCACTGTTCCACCATGCGCCCGAAGCTTTGCTCCCGCTTGCACGCACTTGATCTCTGCCCTGTACGTGCGCCAACACCGCGCTCACTTCACCCCCGGCCTCCTCTCCCTCTTGCGACGCCGTCCTCCACTGGACCCGTTGCCGCGTCGCGCCGTCCCCCGCTGACGGCGCTCCGCCTCCACCCCCGCGCTCggctccgccgcccaccgccAACCGCTGACAGCCGTGCCCGGCCAACCCCGCGGCGCCTCGCCTATGGACTCCCATGCCGCGTTCGCGCCCCATGTCGCCCCGTCTCCCACCTCTGCGCCCCGCCTTCCGCATCTGATCCCCGCCGCCCTAGCACGACTCCGGCAACTCCTTTGGCCGCCGCCCCAGACCACCAGGCCGCGCCGGCGCCGCTCCTCGCCTGATTCCGGCTCGCGGCGCCCGCTGGT encodes:
- the LOC125553508 gene encoding uncharacterized protein LOC125553508; its protein translation is MPTPLAGGAMPSPLVGPSRPRLLPNELPRASPPRPRPLRRRISLDNLAPFTRAAAWTSPEPPHRTSSSPPRAHLVHLQAQNVGAQEPDATVDDDYYYSGGAYYYVQPADDDHE